The DNA sequence TTGCTGTACTGTAGATATTCTCTTTTGAGAGAGTTCTTGATTTTAGATCCATATAAACCTTAAATATATCGTTTAATGTTTTAAAATCTTTTTTCTTTATAACTCCCGTCTCAAGCAGCTCATCTTTTAGCAGATTGCGTTTTGCGACTGCATTTTTAACAGCGTGTAAGCCTGTGATATTGTAGAAGTTGATAGTTTTTTTTATTTGCTTATTTCTAAAGTAGAATTTGAGGACTATATCTATATTTTCATAGTCAATTTTTTTGAGGTCGTTTTTATTAATCTCTTTTGCTTTAAAGGTGCTATTTTTATCTTTTAAATATATACCTTTGGTATCAAGGTTATCTAAATTGATTTTTATGAGTTGATCTTGGAGTGCCATTAATTATGATTTTATTAAAAAAGTTTCTTTGTATTTTAAAATGCCCAAAATAACTATTTTGTCTTCATAAATAAAATATGTGATTGTATAACCTTTAAATACTAGATCTCTTGCTTGCTCATTATCAAAATGAATAGATTTTCTATGCATATAAGGCATATCAATTATTTTAGATATTTGTTTATGTATTTCTCTTTTAAAGTCAATAGCACGCTGCAAACTATCCAATGCGATGTAATCCAACATATCATCAAGTTCTTTTTGAAATTCAGGATATTTTTCTATCTTCAACTAAACTGCTCTTTTTTGATGTCGCTCAATCAATCTTTTTTCAGTATCTACCCAAAACTCATCCGTAAGTTCTGTAAATGATTCAGGATTGCTTTTGTACTGCTCTAGTCTATTGGAGATAGATTTTCTATACTCATTAACTTCATTATCGGTATGATCTGTTATAATAATTTCAATATTCTTATTTTGAAACATCTCTTTTATAGAGTTTAAAAAATTAATATTGAGTTCACTGGAATTTAAACTATATGAAGCTTGCATATTAGATCCTTTTTATGAATATGTAAAATTATAGCACAAAAAGACTAGGGTACGGTTTGGGTACGGTTTTAGATATAAAACAGTATATTACTATATAATTAAAAAAAGAAGAAAACCCCGTAAATAGCGAATATATATAACTCTGTATAATTCTGTATATATACTAATAATCCGACTTAGGATCTGGTGCCGTAAGGTGTGGAGATTCAAGTCCTCTCATCCGCACCACCCTTTAAAATAGGGCTTCACAAGACTTTTAACAGTCACTTTAAGAAAACTTCAAAAACAACTTTTTACTACTTTTTAATATAATTCAAACTATATTAGAGAATTGCACTTATTTTTAGAATTGGCGTCTTTAAATATTATAACAGAGTAAAAAAAGGAATCGACTTGTCATACATATTCAAAATAGCTACTCTTGAAGATAAAGAAGAGCTGGAGGCGCTTATTAATAGCTGTTATAGAGGAGAGAGCTCTAGGGCTGGATGGACGACAGAGGCAGACATTTTGGATGGAGCTCGTGTTGATAGAGCAATGTTAGAGAATCTTTTAAAAAATCGAGATGTTTGCCTTCTAACTCTTTGTAAGGGTTATGAGATCGTTGCATCCATTTGCTTAACTAAAGAAGAGGAGAAGGTCAAACTTGGTCTTATTGTTGTGAAGGCATCTATGCAGGGTATGGGAATTGGCAAAAAGATTATAGAGTATGCGCAAGAGTATGCAAAGCGAGAGTGGAGTGTCATCTCTGCTGAAGTGGAGGTTATCTCTATTCGTAACGAGCTCAAAGAGTATTATAAAAGAAGAGGGTTTGTTGATACAAAAAAATATACAACTCTTCCAAACTCTTCCTTATGGACGAGCAAAGTAGGTGAGATAAAACTTCTGTTGATGCAAAAAGAGCTTTGTTAAAAGAGAGCATTGAGAGAAGTTTTCCAAGTCTAGCAGCAATTTTTGATCACTGAGCTGTTTAGGCAAAACTTATCTTTTGTTATTCACACTAACCTTTTTTGCCTCTTTGTAAAATTTATCAAGCCCTTTTTTTGCTTTTTTGTCTACATTGTATGAGATATGTTTTAGGTAGTTCAAAATATCGTCGTGAGCAACATCGGTTCTTTTAGAGGCTTCATTCAAAATATATCTTGGAATTTTCACTCTTCTTTTTAAAAAGTTCTTCTCAATTTTTTTATAGAGCGTCTTGTCTTTGTGATAGCAAAGAAGTGCAAAAACGAAAGGGAGATTATGTTTTTGATTCCATGTTTTTGCAAGATCGGTATGAGGCTTCTCTTGCAGGTAGTATCTTAGAGCTTTGTCGCCAATAAGAACTTCGCCTTGGACGTTTAAAATTTTTGCGAGCACGTTTGATGTCTCGGACTCTTTGTCTGTCACATCCTCTTTACTGGGGATCACCAAAACGCTAAGTACCTCGCCTCTTGCAATTATTCCGAGGTTTACGTGCTTTTGTCTTTTTGCCCGTATGCTTGAGATAAATGCCGCGTCAACCTTTTTTGAGATAAATTTTTTGTTCGTCTTGGCAGGAACATCTCTGTAGTAGTGCATGCTCATGCTCTGCTGGGAGCTCTTTGTAAAACGTTTCATAAAGACATGAAAAGGCAGAAGATTTAGATACTCAATTTTTCCAAAAATCAAAACTTGCTCCAAGATAGTATGGTCAAAATTATACAGCTATTAACTTATAAAAAAGATGAGTTAGATATAATCACAGCAATGAAAAATAGTTTTGGGAGTAGTATTTTGGTACGAGTAGAATTTTTGGGCCCAATACAAAAAGAGCCTCTGGAGTTAGAGATAACAAACCTAAACGAGTTGGCAAAGATACTGCAGAAGGATCATTCTATGAAAGAGTGGCTTGAGAATTCTGCAGTTGCCGTGAACGATACCCTTGTAAACAGCAGGGATGTAGAGCTTAAAGATGGTGACAGAGTCGTTCTTCTTCCGCCTGTTTGCGGAGGATGAGGCATGCTTTACCTTTATGATGGAGCTCTTGATGTTCCTAAGATATTAAAAGAGTGGTATGAGCAGGAAGCAAATAGTAACTACGGCGCCTATATCCCTTTTGTCGGAACGGTTAGAAGCGAAGATAACATAGAAGGGCTTAGTTTTGACATCTATGAGCCGATACTAAACTCTTGGTTCGAGGCGTGGCAGAAGAGGGCTGAGGCTAAGGGTGCGGTTATAAAAATGGCGCACTCAAGAGGTGACGTGATGCTTCACGAATCTTCATACATAGCGGCAGTTTTCTCTCCAAAAAGACGTGTGGCACTAGAGTTTATAGATGAGTTCGTAGAGGATTTCAAAGCATCTGCTCCCATCTGGAAATATGATCTAAAGGGCGGCAAAAGAGTCTATGCACTTGATCGTTCAACAGCAATTAAAGGGAGCGGAATTTTAAAATGAGTTTACTATCGTATGAAACAAGCCAAAATATGCTCGATTTACTACATGTTAATTCTGGGCGAACCGAGAATGTGGCACTTAGCGCATCACTTGGAAGAGTTTTGGCGCAAGATATCGTTGCAGAGTATAACGACCCACAGTTTCCTACCGCTTCAATGGATGGCTATGCGGTTATTCATAGTGATCTAGAGAGTAAAGAGATCACTATCTTAGGAGATAATCCCGCAGGAAGTGATGAGAAGAGAACCATAAATAGCGGAGAGTGTATAAAGACATTTACAGGTTCAAAGATGCCCCATGGAGCCGATACGCTCATCCAGATAGAGAATGTAAGCGTAAATAACGGCAAAATAACCGTAGACGAAACAGTCCCGCGAGGAAATGCGGTCCGTCCGGTGGGAGAGGGGTATAGAGCAGGAGACGTGCTTATCAAAAAAGGGACAAAGATCGGTTTTGCCGAGATAGGTGTGATGGCAGCACTCAACCGTGTAATGGTAAAAGTCGCAATTAGACCGCGTGTTGCTGTCATCTCAACTGGAAGCGAGATCTTGGATCTTGGCGTAAACAGCACAAATCCTTCGCAGATAAGAAGTTCGAACAACTATACGCTGGCGGCTCTTTTTGAACAAGCAGGAGCTGATGTCGTTCAGCTTGGAACCATCGGTGATGAGAGAGATATGATAATGGAGACTTTCCAAAATGCTCTATTGAGTGCGGATATTCTTGTCAGTACAGGCGGTGTGAGCGTAGGGGATTACGACTTTGTAAAAGATATAGTACCTCGCATAGGTGCCGAAGTGGTATACAAAGGCGTGGCAATAAAGCCGGGCAAACATATAATGGTTGCGCAAAGGGAAGATAAGTTTATCTTAGCGCTCCCTGGCTTTGCATACTCATCAACTGTCACTGCCATACTTTATGTTCTTCCTCTGATCTCAAAAATGCTCGGACGCAAAAGTGCGTATAAAACGGTAGCGGCAAAACTCGGCGAAAAATTTAGAAAAAGAAGCAGACTAACGGAGTTTACTGCATGTAATGTCGCCGTAGAAGATGGTGAGTATTTTGTAAACTTCAAAGATAAGAAGGTCGGAAGCTCGGCAATACTTACAAATATGCTAGACTCAAGTGCATTGATGATAACAGGCGAGGATGATGGAGATCTGGAGCAGGGTACGTATGTAAATGTCATCTTGTTAGATAATTTTTAAATTTGCGGTGCTGATTTTATTTTTATTTTACATTGATATGTTATTTTGTTTTGAGAAATTTTTTAAAATGAGGTTAAAATGAAAAAGTTATTGCTAGTACTTGTCCTTTTTTTAGGACTCTTAAAGGCTGATGGGGATGTTAAAAAAGCAGTTTTTGATTTAACAACATCTGATTTGAGAACATTTGAAAACAGAATGATAAAGGCAGTTGCGTTTAACAATTCACACTACCAAACTACTTTTAAAGAGTTGGATATCATTGTTATAGTTCATGGAGGCGCATATAAGTTTTTTGTAAAAGACATCTCAAAAACAAAATGCAAAGAGGATAAAAAACTTCAGGCAAAAGCAAAAGAGATACATGAGAGACTTGCATCGCTTGTAAAAACGTACAGCGTAAAATTTTTAATGTGCGGCGTTGGCATGAAAGCCAAAAATATAGAAAAAGAGAATGTTTTAGAGTTTGTAGAGGTCATACCAAGCGCTATGGTAGGTCTTATTGATGCTCAAAATGACGGATATGCTTTTATTCCAATAGATTAATGCCATACTAAAATATATTATGCTAAAAAAAACCCTCCCTATATTTTTGGTAATAATAGCCATAATAGTCTATATACTTTTCTCGTTCAGGCATGCGATAGATCAGCAAAACGTCAGTTACATATTAGATAAATTTGTCCTAGCGTTAGAATCTGAGATAAAAAGTGAGAAGATGGATGCGCTCAAGATGGCAATAGCACTCTCAAAAAACAGCGCTTTAGTTGATACTTTGGAAAATGAGGATGAGGATCTTGGATATAAGATTCTCTCGGAAATCACACAAGAGATAAAAAACTTCACTGATAAAGATATTAAAACTCAGATACTCACACATGACTACCATATCTTTGCAAGAAGCTGGGACGATATCTATACTGGTATGCCGCTTGAAGATTTTAGAAGCGACCTTCAATATTTTAGCTCTCACAATACTCCACGCACATCCATTGAGACAGGACGAATGTTAAGCATTAAGACTACAGTGCCTGTTTATAGAGACAAGACTCTTTTGGGTTTTGTTGAGATTATAAGTTTTTTTGACTCTATAACAAGCTTTTTTAAAAAAATAGGTGTTGATCTTTATGTATTGATGGATGATAAGTATTACGATATAGCCGTTTTTATGCAAAACAATGAGACTGTTGATAGGTATATCATGGCAAATAGAAACTATAATCATAACAACATAGACCTTCTTAGAAAAATCGATTTTAAAGAACTTAAAGTAAACAGAGCAATCACTCTTGATGATGATTATGTATTTTGCGAAAATATAAAAAACGGCAATTCCGAATCAATAGGACTATTTGTGTTTGTGTTAACAAAGAGGTATCTTGAGTATTTCAAAGAGGAGAATGATGAAACCTCATTTTTTATCAACTTTACAAAAAAGGCTCTTTATGATGTTGTAAGAGATGAGCAAAATGATGTTAGGGTTAAAGAGTTTGAGGATATAAAATCACTTATGACAATAAAAGACGAGATACCCGTGAATATGCAAAACGAATATATAAAACTTGGGTATGAGAAGTTAAACGAATATACGAAAGAGGAGCTTATAGAGCTTGTTTTAGAGCAAAAAATCATAAAAAAAGTGGATGGAAAAATAAAATGAAGATTTTGTTACTCGAAGATGAATTTTCACTCAGAATCAGTATAAAAGAGTTTTTGGAAGATATGGAGTACGAGGTGGATGATTATGCCGATGGAATGGATGCACATGATGCAATCTACTCAAAATCTTATGATTTACTCCTCTTGGATGTCAATGTTCCTTCAATGGACGGGTTTGAGCTTTTGCAAAGCATACGCAAAGATGGGATTAAAATCCCTGCCATTTTTTTAACATCCATGACCGATGTGCAAAACCTAAATGAGGGGTATAAAAAGGGATGCTGTGATTATATTCGCAAACCTTTTGATCTCTTAGAGTTGGAGCTTAGAATCAAGCAGGCGGTGAAGAGCTTTTATCTTCAAAACGATGAACTTATCGCACTTGGCGAGGATGTATTTTACGACATGTTAAAAGGCAAGCTAAGCCATGGGAGCGAAGAGATTATTCTTAGAAAGATTGAAAAAGATATTCTTGAAGTGCTTATTAAGAACAAAAACAGTGTTGTCTCCATGCAGATGTTTCAAGATGAGGTGTGGGGCGACTATGTAGAGCCATCAGCAATCCGAGTTCAGATAAACAACCTAAAACAAAAACTTCCAGACGCAATCATACAAAACAGAAGAGGTTTAGGATATATCATTGAGAGATAAAAGTTATGCGATAATTTACGCATACATATACACTGCCCTTGTCGCTGTAATACTGCTTGCACCGCTGTTTATCTATACTTCATACATGAAGAAAGTACATGATATAAAAAATGAGTTTGAACTTAAAAACAGGGCACTGTTAATCATTAAACTTATGCAAGAGCATAATTCGGATGAGGAGTATTTTGAGTACCCAAGATTTAAAACATTCAAATCAGGTCTTTATGATATCAGACAAAAAGAGATTTTCTCGCTTATAAAAGAGCCTATTAAATACTTTATAGAAGGTTATCAAGTAGAAGATAATAGAGCTTATTATGTTATGGCACTTCCTCAAGATAGATATTTTGGCGCAAAGTATCTTGTCGTGGAGAATGAGCTCTCTTATTATGAAGTTTATGAGAAAGCTTTGGTAATACTCCTCTCCATCGTAACGCTTATATTTTTACTGAGCATACTCTTTTTGGATAGATTCGCAAAACCATTCAAAGATGTAAACAAGAAGCTTGATGAGTTTATTAAAGACTCTATTCATGAGATAAATACACCCCTTGCTATCATTAATGTCAATATCGATCTCTTTAGCAGAAAACATGGGACAAACAAGTACATGCAGAGGATTAAAGCTTCTACAAAAGTGCTCTCAAACATCTACAATGACATGGAGTATCTTATCAAATATGACAAAATAGAGTATGAGAGAGAAAATATTGATGTAAAGAAGTTTTTAGATGAGCGCATAGAGTATTTTAGTGAAGTTGCATGCATGAAAAATATAACAATACAAAGTGAGCTTCAAGAGGGTGTAAAGATAAGTATGAACCCAAAACAGTTTCAAAGAGTAGTTGATAACAATATATCAAATGCTATAAAGTACTCATATGAACAAAATATTATAGAAGTAAATATGAATCTAAATGAAGAGGGCGAATGTCTGCTCTCATTTAAAGACTACGGCATAGGTATAGAAGATGTTGAAAAAATATTTCAAAGGTACTACAGAGAGAGCAGACAAGCTGGTGGTTTTGGAATAGGACTCAACATAGTCGGTTCTATCATCAAAAAAGAAAATATCACTGTAAGTGTAGACTCAGAGCTTAAAAAAGGAACGACATTTAACTACAAGTTCCCAAAAAACCTCGTTTTTATGAATAACTCATCCACATTTCAATAATAAAACTAAATTTTACATAAATTTTATACTTCACTGTTAAACTTGTCTTCGAAATTAAAAAAAGGAGCTTAAATGAAGAGGAGTTTGACTTTGTCGCTGCTTTTGGGAATAACAATTTTTGCTGCTGATTATAGCAGTGTGATTGAGGTTCCTGATGCATCGAAGATAATTCAAAAAGATTTATTACCACCTCTGGGTGTTAATAAAATGCCTAAAGAATGTGTGACGAATGATCTAAAAGCTATTGCTAGAGGTTCATACATGTTTCATAACCTTAACGGGGGAAATGCAAAAGGGAGTGCGCCTGAGGGTTTAAGTAAAAAGCTGCCTAATGGGAAAGATAAACAGTACGGAAACTGTGTTGCATGTCACAATATAGAAGGTGCGATAGGTGGTGGAAATATAGGACCTGACCTAACGAACTATACTGAAATATTCGTAAAAACAGGTGTTAGAGATACCGAGTATGTGTATCAGAAGATTGCAGATCCAAGGATTGACAATCCACATACAAATATGACCGTAAATCTAACAACAAAACTCTTTAATGAAAAAGAGATATGTGAGATAACTTCATATATTTTATCAACAAAATAGAAAAAAAGGATATAGAGATGCAAAGAAGAGATTTTTTAAGAGGATTAAGTGCAGCAGCAGCGAGTGCTATTGTTGTGTCACCTTCAGTGAGTTTTGCAGCAGATGAAAAACCACAAGGTTCAAATGCGCTTTCATATAAAGAGGCTTTAGCGGCTGTAACAGGTGGGAAAACTCCCGAGGTTTCTAAAAAAGTAGCATTAAAAGTACCGGAAATTGCAGAAAACGGTGCGGTTGTTCCCGTAACTGTTGAGGTTGATCATCCGATGAATGAAGATGATTATGTAAAATCAATACATATATTTGCTACAAAAAATGGTAACTCACGCTGTGTTGATGCACACTTGTCTCCAGCAAATGGAAAAGCAATGCTCTCTACACGTGTAAAACTTGGTGAAACACAAGAGGTAGCTGCACTTGTAGAGTTAAGCAACGGAACTTTTCTGATAGCTTCTCAAAGTGTTAAAGTAACTATCGGTGGATGTGGTTGATTATTTTTTAAATCTGTTAGATTGTATGAAAAATAACAAGAGGTTTTTTACCGCATTGTGCGGGTAAGACCAAAGTGCCATAGTGCTTAGCGTGAAAAATAAATAAAAAGGAAATAAAATGTCAAAGAGAAAAACATTAATCAAGGTAAAACCAAATAAGTTCAAAAACGGTGATATCGTAAAAGTTAGTTTTATGGTTATGCACCCGATGGAAACAGGGCTTAGAAAAGACAAGAAAACCGGTAAATATATACCTGCTGAATATATTAAAAATGTAAAATTTGAATATAACGGCAAAGTGTTTACAAATATGAATGTTTGGGAGACACTTTCTGTAAATCCTGTACTTACTACTTACATGAAGGTTGATGGTGAGGGAACTATAAAAGTTACATTTACCGACAATGAAGGCACTGTTGAAGAGAGCAGTCAAAAAATTAAACCAAAAGGATAAGCCATGAGAAAAATATTACAAATATTGCTTTGTGCTGCTCTAGCTGTATCTTTAAGTTTTGCAAGCGAGCAGTTTGCCATGAGCGATGCAGATCGTGCAATGTATGAAGAGCTTTTAGAGAACAATCCTGCGGATATGATGCTTGCTAATGGTTCGGAACTTTTAGATGCTATGGGCTCAGAGGCTGCTTTGGCTAAATATCTAGGGCTATCTGAAGATGCGTTGCCTGTTTATTTAGCAGGTTTCCCGAGATATATTGAGAAATTTAAAATGGTTGTAAGTATTGATCAGATGCTTCAGGCATTTATGCATGATAGCGGCAAAAAGCCGTATACACTTAAGAGTTCTGATATGTTTGACATGTCCTCTTATGTGAAGTCAATTGCGAATGAGCAGCCTATTAGTATTGATATTAATGCAAATGAGCAGATGAAAAAGACTTATGCTCTTGGCAAAGAAGTTTTTAATACAAGAAGGGGCGGGAGAGGACTTTCATGTCACAGCTGTCACAATCCAAGTGTTATAGGTGGCATTCTAAGAACACAGCCGCTACCGGATATCTCTGCAAAAGGTAATGCTTCAGCGGCAACATGGCCAGCGTATAGAATGACAAAGTCAAATCTTGCAACGTTGCAAAAGAGATTTCAGGGCTGTATGCAAAATGCACTTCTTGCGGTTATTCCTCTGGGTTCACCTGAGATGACGGCGCTTGAAGTATATTTTACTCATGAGGCAAAGGGTGCTACTATCGCTCTGCCCGGTTTGAAGAGATAGGGAGAGAAGATGGAGATTTCAAGAAGAGATTTTATGCATATATGTGCGATTTTTGGAATCGGCGCTGCAACTTCTGCAACTGCCGCACCAAGAATGGCGTCACAAATATCGCTTAAAGATATTTACGCTTTTAAAAATACGGGAAACTTTACGCTGCTTCACATGTGCGATTTACATGCACACTTAAAGCCGCTTTACTGGAGAGAGCCTTCCACGCTCATCTCTGCGCCAAATCTTACCGGAACACCCGGTTTTTTATGCGGCGAGTCGTTTGCAAAACACTACGGCTTAGAGCCAAGCTCACTAGATGCTTACTTTGATACCCATGTTGATTTTGAAACACTAGCTAAAAAGTTTGGGAAAATGGGTGGTGTGGCACATATCAAAACATTAGTAGACCATATAAGAAAAACAAGAGGAGCCGATAATGTTCTCTTTTTGGATTCAGGTGATACATGGCAAGGTACCGGTGTGGCACTAAAGACTAGGGGCGAAGCTATTGTCAAGGCACAAAACAATATAGGCGTAGATGTTATGGTCGGACACTGGGAGTTTACATACGGTAAAGAGCGCGTTAGAGAGCTTATTGAGATGCTTGATGGAAAGTTTATCTCTCAAAATGTTGTAGGAAACGACTCTTTCGCTGATGATTTTGAAGAGTTGATTTTTGAACCCTATACTATAGAAGAGAGAGGCGGCGCAAAGATAGGCATCATCGGGCAGTCGTTTCCTTTTACGTCGACTGCGAACCCTAAAGAGTTTACACAAGGGTGGAGTTTCGGTCTTCGCTTAGAGACACTTCAAGAGTATGTTAATGAGTTAAGAGATGAGCATAATGTTGATTGTGTCGTTGTACTCTCGCATGACGGCTTTAGCGTAGATCAGGAAGTGGCACGTAAAGTACATGGCATAGACTTTATTTTAAGCGGGCACACGCATGATCCATCTCCAAAGCCTATCGTCATTAACGGAACGGTTATAGCCATTGCGGGAAGTCATGGAAAATACATAGGACGTTTAGATATCGATGCGAAAGATGGCAAGGTAAATAACTATGAGTACAAGCTTATTCCTATTGCATCTAACATAATTCCGGCAGATACTGAATGTGAGAAGCTTGTTGATGAGCTTTATGCGCCATATGCTTCTGAGATGAATGAAGTGCTTGGGAGAACAAAAAATATTCTTTACAAAAGAGATACATTCTTCTCAACATTTGATCAGCTTATCAATGATGCTATCATAGATGAGATGAAGTGTGATATCTCCTTTACCCCTGGTTATAGATGGGGAACAACCGTTTTGGCGGGAGAAGAGATTTTAATGGATAATGTTTATGAAATGTGCGGTATAACCTATCCGAACGTCTACACTTTTGAGTTAAAAGGCGAGAGGATAGCAAAACTCTTAGAGGACATTGCCGATAACGTATTTAATGAAAATCCGCTCTATCAGCAAGGCGGAGATATGAGTCGGCTTGGTGGAGCGACGTATGATATTGCAGTGGGCAATTCTACGGGCAAGCGTATATCAAATCTTAAAATTGGCGGCAAGCCGATAGATTTGAAGAAAACTTACATTGTCTCTTCATGGGGTGGGAACTTGCAAAATGCAGGAGAAAATCTTCAAAAAGATAAGATCAGAGCGGTATATGATGTTACAAGAGATTATATCAAGCGTAAAAAAGTAGTAGATGTAAGTAATGAGGGTAACGTAAGAGTTGTTGATTATGCATGCGGATGTCCTCCAAAGGGTCAGACAAGCTGCAATTAGCCTGCAACTAAAACTTAAAATCATAAGGGATTTAACATGAAGATGATAAAGATAAGTGTAGCAGCTGCTGCAGTAGTTTCACTTTTGGTAAGTAGTGCTTTTGCAGATGATACAGAGCCAAAAAGAGTTTTAAAAAATAACATGATGGAAGTGTATAAAACGCTTCCAAGCAGTGTTGATAATCTTAGTGATGCTTTTACAGAAGGTACCTTTTATGGACGCCTGCGTATGAACGCGTTTAACTGGGATTGGAAAAATGACCAAGTAAATGATGACAATAAAGCATTCGGTATCGGCGGGAGTATGATTTACAAAACGGCTCCGCTTCATGGCGTAAGCGCAACAGCAGGTCTTTACTACGCAAATAACCCATTCTCTTCTCTTCGTGAAGATGATGCAGATGTGGGTGACGTAAAAGCGGGTAAAGATACA is a window from the Sulfurimonas crateris genome containing:
- the soxZ gene encoding thiosulfate oxidation carrier complex protein SoxZ yields the protein MSKRKTLIKVKPNKFKNGDIVKVSFMVMHPMETGLRKDKKTGKYIPAEYIKNVKFEYNGKVFTNMNVWETLSVNPVLTTYMKVDGEGTIKVTFTDNEGTVEESSQKIKPKG
- the soxA gene encoding sulfur oxidation c-type cytochrome SoxA, whose protein sequence is MRKILQILLCAALAVSLSFASEQFAMSDADRAMYEELLENNPADMMLANGSELLDAMGSEAALAKYLGLSEDALPVYLAGFPRYIEKFKMVVSIDQMLQAFMHDSGKKPYTLKSSDMFDMSSYVKSIANEQPISIDINANEQMKKTYALGKEVFNTRRGGRGLSCHSCHNPSVIGGILRTQPLPDISAKGNASAATWPAYRMTKSNLATLQKRFQGCMQNALLAVIPLGSPEMTALEVYFTHEAKGATIALPGLKR
- the soxB gene encoding thiosulfohydrolase SoxB, with amino-acid sequence MEISRRDFMHICAIFGIGAATSATAAPRMASQISLKDIYAFKNTGNFTLLHMCDLHAHLKPLYWREPSTLISAPNLTGTPGFLCGESFAKHYGLEPSSLDAYFDTHVDFETLAKKFGKMGGVAHIKTLVDHIRKTRGADNVLFLDSGDTWQGTGVALKTRGEAIVKAQNNIGVDVMVGHWEFTYGKERVRELIEMLDGKFISQNVVGNDSFADDFEELIFEPYTIEERGGAKIGIIGQSFPFTSTANPKEFTQGWSFGLRLETLQEYVNELRDEHNVDCVVVLSHDGFSVDQEVARKVHGIDFILSGHTHDPSPKPIVINGTVIAIAGSHGKYIGRLDIDAKDGKVNNYEYKLIPIASNIIPADTECEKLVDELYAPYASEMNEVLGRTKNILYKRDTFFSTFDQLINDAIIDEMKCDISFTPGYRWGTTVLAGEEILMDNVYEMCGITYPNVYTFELKGERIAKLLEDIADNVFNENPLYQQGGDMSRLGGATYDIAVGNSTGKRISNLKIGGKPIDLKKTYIVSSWGGNLQNAGENLQKDKIRAVYDVTRDYIKRKKVVDVSNEGNVRVVDYACGCPPKGQTSCN